A window of the Blattabacterium cuenoti genome harbors these coding sequences:
- a CDS encoding LemA family protein, which translates to MKKNFLIAISSIFILISVTVLWIANTYNHLVRLNENIKTQWGQVENVYQRRADLIPNLVNTVKGSANFEKNTLNQIIEARSKATSSSINRNDLNQNQINKFQQVQDQLNNSINRFLLIVENYPNLRSTENFYELQNQLEGTENRINVERNRFNEKVNNFNTYRNQFPKIIIANFFYKFQEKGYFQSQIGSKKSPIINFSDN; encoded by the coding sequence ATGAAAAAAAATTTTCTAATAGCTATTTCTTCCATTTTTATTTTAATATCTGTAACTGTATTATGGATAGCTAATACATACAATCACTTAGTAAGACTTAACGAAAATATTAAAACACAATGGGGGCAAGTCGAAAATGTTTATCAACGTAGAGCTGACTTAATTCCAAATTTGGTAAATACAGTAAAAGGATCTGCAAATTTTGAAAAAAATACATTAAATCAAATTATAGAAGCTAGATCAAAAGCTACTTCTAGCTCCATAAATAGAAATGATTTGAATCAAAATCAAATAAATAAATTTCAACAAGTACAAGATCAATTAAATAATTCTATCAATAGATTCCTCTTGATTGTGGAAAATTATCCTAATCTTAGGTCAACGGAAAACTTTTATGAATTACAAAATCAATTAGAAGGAACAGAAAACCGTATAAATGTAGAAAGAAATCGTTTTAATGAGAAAGTAAATAATTTCAATACTTATAGAAATCAATTTCCAAAAATTATAATTGCGAACTTTTTTTATAAATTTCAGGAAAAAGGATATTTTCAATCTCAAATAGGATCTAAAAAGTCTCCAATTATAAATTTTTCCGATAATTAG
- the ndk gene encoding nucleoside-diphosphate kinase, translated as MFFNEIEIMIHHMYGKITLSIIKPDAVQKGYIIPILSQIVHAGFHIIALKMTKISQKSATKFYAEHKKKLFFKSLVKFMSSGPIVSLILEKKNAVKDFRILIGDTNPIHAKKGTIRNLYATSLEKNAIHGSDSNQNAFKECLFYFSSREIFYKEDL; from the coding sequence ATGTTTTTCAATGAAATAGAAATTATGATTCATCATATGTATGGAAAAATCACTCTTTCTATTATAAAACCGGATGCGGTACAAAAAGGATATATTATACCTATTTTATCTCAAATAGTTCACGCTGGATTTCATATTATAGCGCTAAAAATGACGAAAATTTCACAAAAATCAGCTACCAAATTTTATGCAGAACATAAAAAAAAGTTATTTTTCAAATCTTTAGTAAAGTTTATGTCTTCTGGACCGATTGTATCTCTAATATTAGAAAAAAAAAATGCTGTGAAAGATTTTAGAATTTTAATAGGCGATACAAATCCAATACATGCGAAAAAAGGAACTATACGAAATTTATATGCTACCTCTTTAGAAAAAAACGCAATACATGGATCTGATAGTAATCAAAATGCATTTAAAGAATGTTTGTTTTATTTTTCTAGTAGAGAAATTTTTTATAAAGAAGATTTGTAA
- a CDS encoding valine--tRNA ligase has translation MDIPIKYDHKSVEKKRYHYWMKGNHFSSYPDDRIPYAIVMPPPNVTGILHIGHMLNNTIQDVLIRHFRMKGYNACWIPGVDHASIATEAKVVHNLKKKGLSKIFLGREKFLYHVMEWSNKHKNIIFDQLKKFGCSCDWNRTQFTMSPKLSQSVTKVFIDLYNKGYIYRGYHVVNWDPEAQTTLSDEEVFYKEHIGKLYYLKYRIKGENNYVTVATTRPETIFGDTAICCHPNDIRYDHLKGKYAKIPIVNRYIPIIQDSYVDPSFGTGCLKITPAHDIHDKNIADRHKLEIIEIFNKNATLNEKGLHYQGMDRFEVREKIIEELNKLEVLKNIEKFNHKIGFSERTLSVVEQRLSLQWFLKMQKISIPAIEAVKNGDIKFYPKKFHKTYFKWMSQIRDWNISRQLWWGHRLPVYYYGKKINDFVVAENLDKALEKARFKSKNPYLSHHDIWQDPDVLDTWFSSWLLPLSVFDGIYHPHNHEIVYYYPTEEIVTGSDILFFWVARMIISGFLLKNHKPFKRVYFTGIVRDYENNKISKSLNNSPNPIDLINKYGADSVRMGLMLKNSVGKDFHFEEKICLQGRNFSNKIWNAFRLIQSWKVTKNKYVSDSSLLAIKWLKNRFYYVLDIFEKSFQEYRLDESLMILYKFIWYDFCSSFLEIIKPISGSKCIPEMVYLNVVKFFENILKLLHPYMPFISEEIWNLIRKRELKEALIISSWPEKKIYDYDVLVSFEKATGIISKIRNIRNQNHISHKKSLVLFSIRKKEKEKEYDPIILKLANLAKIVPVSKEPENVPFFSFLLDTDQFFLSLDQEKFSFNHMNIVKIENKIQYFYNLLSIIRKNLYNNKYVTSVPKDLLLKEIKKEKDTLNQINRLKKYLKSLKKNR, from the coding sequence ATGGATATTCCGATTAAATATGATCACAAATCCGTAGAGAAAAAAAGATATCATTATTGGATGAAAGGAAATCACTTTTCATCTTATCCAGATGATAGAATTCCTTATGCTATAGTAATGCCTCCTCCAAATGTAACTGGAATTCTTCACATAGGACATATGCTGAATAATACTATACAGGATGTTTTAATTAGACATTTCAGAATGAAAGGATATAATGCTTGTTGGATTCCGGGAGTAGATCATGCCTCTATTGCGACAGAAGCAAAAGTTGTTCATAACTTAAAAAAAAAAGGGTTATCTAAGATTTTTTTAGGAAGAGAAAAATTCTTGTATCATGTAATGGAATGGTCTAATAAGCATAAAAACATTATTTTTGATCAACTTAAGAAATTTGGATGTTCATGTGATTGGAATCGTACTCAATTTACGATGAGTCCAAAATTATCTCAATCTGTAACAAAAGTTTTTATAGATTTATATAATAAAGGATACATATACAGAGGTTATCATGTCGTTAATTGGGATCCGGAGGCTCAAACTACACTTTCTGATGAAGAAGTTTTTTATAAAGAACATATTGGAAAACTTTATTATTTAAAATATAGAATAAAAGGAGAAAATAATTATGTAACTGTAGCGACAACTCGTCCTGAAACTATATTTGGTGATACTGCAATTTGTTGTCATCCAAACGATATCCGTTATGATCATTTGAAAGGAAAATACGCTAAAATACCAATAGTAAATAGATATATTCCAATTATACAAGATTCATATGTAGATCCCAGTTTTGGTACTGGATGTTTAAAAATTACCCCGGCTCATGATATACATGATAAAAATATAGCAGATAGACATAAATTAGAAATCATAGAAATTTTTAATAAAAATGCAACTTTAAATGAAAAAGGACTTCATTATCAAGGGATGGATCGTTTTGAAGTGAGAGAAAAAATCATAGAAGAACTTAATAAGTTGGAAGTTCTAAAAAATATAGAAAAATTTAATCATAAAATAGGTTTTTCGGAACGTACTTTATCAGTAGTTGAACAAAGACTATCTCTTCAGTGGTTTTTAAAAATGCAAAAGATATCTATTCCTGCTATAGAAGCTGTAAAAAATGGAGATATTAAATTTTATCCCAAAAAATTTCATAAAACTTATTTTAAATGGATGAGTCAAATTCGTGATTGGAATATATCTAGACAATTATGGTGGGGGCATCGTCTTCCTGTTTATTATTATGGTAAAAAAATTAATGATTTTGTAGTTGCAGAAAATTTAGATAAAGCATTAGAAAAAGCAAGATTTAAAAGTAAAAACCCATACTTAAGTCATCATGATATATGGCAAGATCCGGATGTTTTAGATACTTGGTTTTCTTCTTGGTTGTTACCTTTATCTGTGTTTGATGGAATTTATCATCCTCATAATCATGAAATTGTTTATTATTACCCTACTGAAGAAATAGTGACAGGGTCAGATATATTATTTTTTTGGGTTGCACGTATGATTATATCTGGTTTTTTATTAAAAAATCATAAACCTTTTAAAAGGGTTTATTTCACTGGCATTGTTAGAGATTATGAAAATAATAAAATATCAAAATCATTAAATAATTCTCCGAATCCTATAGATTTAATCAATAAATATGGAGCGGATTCTGTTCGTATGGGATTAATGCTTAAGAATAGTGTAGGAAAAGATTTTCATTTTGAAGAAAAAATATGTTTACAAGGAAGAAATTTTTCTAATAAAATATGGAATGCTTTTCGCCTAATTCAAAGTTGGAAAGTAACAAAAAATAAATATGTTTCTGATTCTTCTTTACTTGCTATTAAGTGGTTAAAAAATCGTTTTTATTATGTTTTGGATATTTTTGAAAAATCTTTCCAAGAGTATAGATTGGATGAATCATTAATGATTTTATATAAATTTATTTGGTATGATTTTTGTTCTAGTTTTCTTGAAATTATCAAACCTATTTCTGGAAGTAAATGTATACCAGAAATGGTGTATTTAAATGTTGTTAAGTTTTTTGAAAATATACTGAAATTATTGCATCCATATATGCCTTTCATATCAGAAGAAATTTGGAATCTTATTAGAAAAAGAGAACTAAAAGAGGCTCTAATTATTTCTTCTTGGCCTGAGAAAAAAATTTATGATTATGATGTTTTAGTATCTTTCGAAAAAGCCACTGGAATCATATCTAAAATACGCAATATTAGAAATCAAAATCATATTTCTCATAAAAAAAGTCTTGTTTTATTTTCTATAAGAAAAAAAGAAAAAGAAAAAGAATATGATCCCATTATATTAAAGTTAGCGAACTTAGCTAAAATAGTGCCTGTATCAAAAGAACCTGAAAATGTTCCATTTTTTTCTTTTTTATTAGATACAGATCAGTTTTTTTTATCTTTAGATCAGGAAAAATTTTCTTTTAATCATATGAATATTGTTAAAATTGAAAATAAAATTCAATATTTTTATAATTTATTGTCTATAATTAGAAAAAATTTATATAATAATAAATATGTGACTTCTGTTCCAAAAGATTTACTTTTGAAAGAAATAAAAAAAGAAAAAGATACATTAAATCAAATTAATAGACTCAAGAAATATTTAAAATCTTTAAAAAAAAATAGATAA
- a CDS encoding TPM domain-containing protein, translating to MKTNIQYILIVLIYFCSNLVKGQFYIPEAPKKIYPVQDYAGVFSKKKIEKLNQKLISYSKITSTEILVIIIRDLNGEDPNLLASKWGEKWGIGKINKNNGIIILLSIHDRKISIQNGYGIEPYITDFLTMKIIKRIKPILKNNLYYQAIDYSTQEIFKILKNKYQKKQNHKIFSIWNLLTKISIFLILFFLFFLTRKTGSSLLNTLFLTNFLFRNKNSSHDHDDDFDGFGGGGNFGGGGSSSSW from the coding sequence ATGAAAACAAATATTCAATATATTTTAATTGTTTTAATTTATTTTTGTTCAAATTTAGTAAAAGGACAATTTTATATTCCTGAAGCTCCAAAAAAAATATATCCTGTACAAGATTATGCAGGAGTTTTTTCAAAAAAAAAAATAGAAAAATTAAATCAAAAACTAATTTCATATTCTAAAATTACATCAACAGAGATTTTAGTTATCATTATTCGTGATCTTAATGGAGAAGATCCAAATTTATTAGCTTCTAAATGGGGAGAAAAGTGGGGAATCGGAAAAATTAATAAAAATAATGGCATAATTATATTATTATCTATTCATGATAGGAAAATTTCGATCCAAAATGGATATGGTATAGAGCCCTATATTACCGATTTCTTAACTATGAAGATTATCAAAAGAATAAAACCTATATTGAAAAATAATCTTTATTATCAAGCTATAGATTATAGTACTCAAGAGATATTTAAAATATTAAAAAATAAATATCAAAAAAAACAAAATCATAAAATTTTTTCTATATGGAATTTATTAACTAAAATTAGTATTTTTTTGATTCTATTTTTTTTATTTTTCTTGACAAGAAAAACAGGAAGTTCATTATTAAATACGTTATTTTTAACGAATTTTTTATTCAGAAATAAAAATTCTTCTCATGATCATGATGATGATTTTGATGGATTTGGAGGAGGAGGAAATTTCGGAGGAGGAGGGAGCAGCAGTAGCTGGTAA
- a CDS encoding pyruvate dehydrogenase complex E1 component subunit beta — protein sequence MKEKSFREVIAEAMSEEMRRDDTVYLMGEEVAQYNGAYKASKGMLEEFGPKRVIDTPISELGFSGIGVGSAMNGCRPIIEFMTFNFSLVAMDQIINNAAKIRYMSGGQWNIPIVFRGPTGSAGQLGATHSQSFESWYASCPGLKVVIPCNPYDAKGLLKSAIRDNNPVIFMESEQMYGDKMMIPDEEYILPIGKADVKKEGTDISLVSFGKIMKLALNVAFKLDKENISVEVIDIRSIRPLDYDSILFSVQKTNRLVILEESWPFSSIASEISYFIQKKAFDYLDAPVNKISLLDTPAPYASNLVNTWYPNEEKIINAIKKTLYIQ from the coding sequence ATGAAAGAAAAGAGTTTTCGTGAAGTTATAGCAGAAGCTATGAGTGAAGAAATGAGAAGAGATGATACTGTTTACCTCATGGGAGAAGAAGTGGCCCAATATAATGGAGCTTACAAAGCATCTAAAGGAATGCTAGAAGAATTTGGTCCTAAAAGAGTTATTGATACTCCTATATCGGAATTAGGATTTTCTGGAATTGGAGTCGGCTCTGCTATGAATGGATGTAGGCCTATTATTGAGTTCATGACTTTTAATTTTTCTTTAGTTGCTATGGATCAAATTATTAATAATGCTGCAAAAATACGTTATATGAGTGGAGGACAATGGAATATTCCCATTGTTTTTAGAGGTCCTACTGGTTCTGCTGGACAATTAGGAGCGACACATTCTCAATCTTTTGAAAGTTGGTATGCAAGTTGTCCTGGATTAAAAGTAGTAATTCCATGTAATCCTTATGATGCAAAAGGTCTTTTAAAATCTGCAATCAGAGATAACAATCCAGTAATTTTTATGGAATCTGAACAAATGTATGGAGATAAAATGATGATTCCAGATGAAGAATATATTCTTCCTATTGGAAAAGCAGATGTAAAAAAAGAAGGAACTGACATTAGTTTAGTATCTTTTGGAAAGATTATGAAATTAGCTTTAAATGTGGCATTTAAATTAGATAAAGAAAACATTAGTGTAGAGGTGATAGATATTCGTAGTATACGTCCATTAGATTATGATTCCATTTTATTTTCAGTACAAAAAACTAATCGTTTAGTAATTTTGGAAGAATCATGGCCTTTTTCATCTATCGCTTCTGAAATTTCATATTTTATACAAAAAAAAGCATTTGATTATCTTGATGCTCCTGTTAATAAAATATCTTTATTAGATACTCCTGCTCCTTATGCTTCGAATTTAGTAAATACCTGGTATCCTAATGAAGAAAAAATAATCAATGCTATAAAAAAAACTCTTTATATCCAATAA
- a CDS encoding bifunctional nuclease family protein — translation MDQLIRLAIRGISLSQIQSGIYVLLLEEESGRIKLPIIIESLQAQSIASALGKRDPSRSFTHDLFLSFAKVFHIKLKAVVIYKLLNGIFFSYILLEGDYVEEEGKKIEKKEYKIESKTSDAVALAVRFQAPIYTTREIFDKAGIYFENGFPIDKENDTDTSETEMENSGLLFFKEKSQQDLENMTEKDLNALLNHAVVNECYELAARIKKELDRRE, via the coding sequence ATGGATCAACTTATTAGATTAGCTATACGGGGAATATCCTTAAGTCAAATACAATCTGGTATATATGTTTTATTGCTTGAAGAAGAATCTGGAAGAATAAAACTTCCGATTATTATAGAGAGTTTACAAGCTCAGTCTATTGCTTCCGCTTTAGGAAAAAGAGACCCATCTAGATCTTTCACACATGACTTATTTCTTTCTTTCGCCAAAGTATTTCATATTAAATTAAAAGCGGTAGTTATATATAAATTATTGAATGGAATATTTTTTTCTTATATTTTATTGGAAGGAGACTACGTAGAAGAAGAAGGAAAGAAAATAGAGAAAAAAGAATATAAAATAGAATCAAAAACATCAGATGCTGTTGCTTTAGCCGTACGATTTCAAGCTCCTATTTATACAACAAGAGAAATTTTTGATAAAGCGGGAATTTATTTTGAAAATGGGTTCCCTATTGATAAAGAAAATGATACAGATACATCTGAAACGGAAATGGAAAATAGTGGTCTTCTTTTTTTTAAAGAAAAAAGTCAACAGGATTTAGAAAATATGACAGAAAAAGATTTGAATGCTTTATTAAATCATGCGGTAGTCAATGAATGTTATGAACTTGCGGCACGAATAAAAAAAGAATTAGATAGAAGAGAATAA
- a CDS encoding alpha-ketoacid dehydrogenase subunit alpha/beta: MNYKNNKKYSDDEEIYFDFDSFKEMVLNDYRLARISRETSILGRKEVLNGRAKFGIFGDGKEIPQLTMAKVFKNGDYRSGYYRDQTFMMAIGVLTVKNFFSQLYAHSDLEAEPVSSGRMMTAHFGTRFLNEDGNWKNLIKQKNSSADISSTAAQMPRLLGLAQASKIYKELKNLKKTHNIFSNNGNEVAFGTIGNASISEGLFWETLNAASVLQIPIIISIWDDEYGISVPNKYQFSKQNISDILSGFHRNKKEKGIEIIRVNGYNYIDLTKTYIKADKIARNEHVPVIIHVMNLTQPQGHSTSSSHERYKSKERLEWEMNHDGIKKFRDWILNFRFETNQEDYRIIANVSHLDQIDIEAKEYVKNEKEKAWKAFRKPILKIQNEVINILYKIQDSYTEKKWVQKYIKKYIKELNDVTQNYPTKKPIFSIARKVLYLLSEIKSYPKDCLKKWIKKKYLEEQENYSSHLYSISEKACVRITEVFPVYNNNYEVDGRIVLRENFDKLLKLHPDLLIFGEDVGKIGDVNQGLEGLQKKYGKIRVFDTGIRESTILGQGIGLAMRGLRPIVEIQYIDYILYALQIMSDDLACLQYRTKGGQKAPVIIRTRGHRLEGIWHSGSPMGGIINYLRGILVLVPRNMVKAAGFYNTLLSGDDPALVVECLNGYRIKEKIPKNLGLFRTPIGIVERTRKGKDITMVTYGSTWKIVNEAADELYKINNIDSEIIDIQSLLPFDLQKDIVKSLQKTNRLLIIDEDVPGGASAYILQKILEEQNGYYYLDSPPVTITAQEHRPPYGSDGDYFSKPSVENIVEKVLNMMHDS; this comes from the coding sequence ATGAATTATAAGAATAATAAAAAATATAGTGATGATGAGGAAATCTATTTTGATTTTGATTCATTTAAAGAAATGGTTTTAAATGATTACAGATTAGCACGAATTAGTCGTGAAACTAGTATTTTAGGTCGTAAAGAGGTTTTAAATGGAAGAGCTAAATTTGGGATATTTGGAGATGGGAAAGAAATTCCTCAATTAACTATGGCAAAAGTTTTTAAAAATGGAGATTATCGATCTGGATATTATCGAGATCAAACATTTATGATGGCTATTGGAGTTTTAACTGTAAAAAATTTTTTTTCGCAATTATACGCCCATTCAGATTTAGAAGCAGAACCTGTTTCGTCTGGAAGAATGATGACGGCTCATTTTGGAACACGTTTTTTGAATGAAGATGGAAATTGGAAAAATCTAATTAAACAAAAAAATTCTAGTGCGGATATTTCTTCTACTGCAGCTCAAATGCCTAGATTATTAGGATTAGCTCAAGCTTCTAAGATTTATAAAGAATTAAAAAATTTAAAAAAAACACATAATATATTTTCTAATAATGGAAATGAGGTCGCTTTTGGAACTATTGGAAATGCTAGTATTTCTGAAGGATTATTTTGGGAAACATTGAATGCGGCTTCAGTATTGCAGATTCCGATTATTATTTCCATTTGGGATGATGAATATGGAATATCTGTTCCTAATAAATATCAATTTTCGAAACAAAATATTAGTGATATTTTATCTGGATTTCATAGAAATAAAAAAGAAAAAGGAATAGAAATTATTCGTGTAAATGGATATAATTATATAGATCTTACAAAAACATATATTAAAGCAGATAAAATCGCTCGTAATGAACATGTTCCTGTGATTATACATGTTATGAATTTAACCCAACCTCAAGGGCATTCTACTTCTTCTTCACACGAAAGATATAAATCCAAAGAACGTTTAGAATGGGAAATGAATCATGACGGAATCAAAAAATTTAGAGATTGGATTCTAAATTTTAGATTTGAAACGAATCAAGAAGATTATCGTATAATAGCTAATGTTAGTCATTTAGATCAAATAGATATAGAAGCTAAAGAATATGTTAAAAATGAGAAAGAGAAAGCTTGGAAAGCATTTAGAAAACCTATTCTTAAAATTCAGAATGAAGTTATAAATATTTTATATAAAATACAAGATAGTTATACGGAAAAAAAATGGGTTCAAAAATATATAAAAAAATATATTAAAGAATTAAATGATGTAACACAAAATTATCCTACTAAAAAACCAATATTTAGCATTGCTAGAAAAGTATTATATCTTTTATCAGAAATTAAATCTTATCCAAAAGACTGTCTGAAAAAATGGATTAAAAAAAAATATCTTGAAGAACAAGAAAACTATTCTTCACATTTATATAGTATTTCTGAAAAAGCTTGTGTAAGAATAACAGAAGTTTTTCCTGTGTATAATAATAATTATGAAGTAGATGGAAGAATTGTATTAAGAGAAAATTTTGATAAATTGTTGAAATTACATCCTGATCTTTTAATTTTTGGAGAAGATGTAGGAAAGATAGGAGATGTTAACCAAGGATTGGAAGGATTGCAAAAAAAATATGGAAAAATTCGTGTTTTCGATACAGGAATACGTGAATCTACTATCCTTGGTCAAGGGATAGGTCTTGCAATGCGAGGGCTTCGTCCTATAGTTGAAATTCAATATATAGACTATATTCTATATGCTTTACAAATTATGAGTGATGATCTTGCTTGTTTACAATATAGAACAAAAGGAGGACAAAAAGCTCCTGTTATTATTAGAACTAGAGGACATCGTTTGGAAGGAATATGGCATTCCGGTTCTCCAATGGGAGGAATTATTAATTATTTGAGAGGTATTTTGGTTCTTGTTCCAAGAAATATGGTAAAAGCGGCTGGATTTTACAACACTTTATTATCTGGAGATGATCCTGCTTTAGTTGTTGAATGTCTTAATGGATACAGAATCAAAGAAAAAATACCTAAAAATTTAGGTTTATTTAGAACGCCTATTGGAATAGTAGAAAGAACAAGAAAAGGAAAAGATATCACTATGGTTACTTACGGTTCTACCTGGAAAATTGTCAATGAAGCAGCAGACGAATTATATAAGATTAATAATATAGATTCTGAAATAATTGATATTCAGTCTTTATTGCCCTTTGATTTACAAAAGGATATTGTTAAAAGTTTACAAAAAACCAATAGACTATTGATTATAGATGAAGATGTTCCGGGAGGAGCTTCTGCTTATATTCTACAAAAGATATTAGAAGAACAAAATGGATATTATTACTTAGATAGTCCACCGGTTACAATTACAGCTCAAGAACATCGTCCACCTTATGGATCAGATGGTGATTATTTTTCAAAACCTTCCGTTGAAAATATAGTAGAAAAAGTATTAAATATGATGCATGATAGTTAG
- a CDS encoding branched-chain amino acid aminotransferase, producing MKIEKTLHSRIEKMDFNNIVFGNQYSDHMFCSEFKNGKWKNSIIKPFGKIMFSPISLVFHYGQAVFEGMKAYKDKNEEVFLFRPEENLKRINRSAARLEMPIIPENIFMNGLKKLIDMDRDWIPKNYGQSLYIRPFLIATNGVLSAKPSTDYMFMIISTPADTYYKYPLKIKIEEKYSRSASGGVGFTKAAGNYASSFYPTRLANEKGFDQILWTDSSTHTMIEESGTMNVFFYLNNKLITPKANDNILSGITCKSILSLAKEEGFLVEERNLSVSEIIEGFKTGELKEAFGCGTAAVINYFKMISYKENDFCLPDLVEEKRISLYLKKRLLDIQHNISEDPFGWRVRLKRYL from the coding sequence ATGAAAATAGAAAAAACTTTACATTCTAGGATTGAAAAAATGGATTTCAATAATATTGTTTTTGGAAATCAGTATTCGGATCATATGTTCTGTTCTGAATTCAAGAATGGGAAATGGAAAAATTCTATTATTAAGCCTTTTGGAAAAATAATGTTTTCTCCTATATCTCTTGTTTTTCATTATGGTCAAGCTGTTTTTGAAGGAATGAAAGCTTACAAAGATAAAAATGAAGAAGTTTTCTTATTTCGTCCAGAAGAAAATTTGAAAAGAATAAATAGATCTGCTGCTCGTTTGGAAATGCCGATTATACCGGAAAATATTTTTATGAATGGATTAAAAAAATTAATAGATATGGACAGGGATTGGATTCCAAAAAATTATGGGCAATCTTTATATATTCGTCCTTTTTTAATTGCGACAAATGGAGTTTTATCAGCTAAACCTTCTACAGATTATATGTTTATGATTATATCTACTCCTGCAGATACTTATTACAAGTATCCTTTAAAAATTAAAATAGAAGAAAAATATAGCCGTTCTGCATCAGGAGGAGTAGGATTTACTAAAGCTGCTGGTAATTATGCTTCTTCTTTTTATCCGACTAGATTAGCCAATGAAAAAGGTTTTGACCAAATACTGTGGACGGATTCTTCGACTCATACAATGATAGAAGAATCCGGCACTATGAATGTTTTTTTTTATTTAAATAATAAACTTATCACTCCAAAAGCCAATGACAATATATTAAGTGGGATTACCTGTAAAAGTATTCTTTCTTTAGCGAAAGAAGAAGGATTCCTAGTAGAAGAACGAAATTTAAGCGTTTCAGAAATTATAGAAGGATTTAAAACAGGTGAATTGAAAGAAGCTTTTGGATGTGGAACTGCAGCAGTTATAAATTATTTTAAAATGATTAGCTATAAAGAAAATGATTTTTGTTTACCGGATCTTGTAGAAGAAAAAAGAATATCTCTTTATTTAAAGAAAAGATTATTAGATATACAACATAATATATCTGAAGATCCTTTTGGATGGAGAGTTCGATTAAAAAGATATTTGTAA
- a CDS encoding dihydrofolate reductase, with protein MKIVIIAAVSKNGFIGKNNQLMWHLPNDLKRFKNLTTGETVLMGRKTFESIGKILPERKNIILTKNKINFLYLKNQKNIRFISSIKQVENFTYKKIFVIGGEKTYDSIIEKAHTIELTLVHKKFHGDAKFPKIDKKKWKKIYEFIYEKDNNHLFNYSFIRFERKNNLFSSI; from the coding sequence ATGAAAATAGTTATAATTGCTGCTGTTTCAAAAAATGGATTTATAGGAAAAAATAATCAATTAATGTGGCATTTACCTAATGATTTAAAACGTTTTAAAAACTTAACTACGGGAGAAACAGTTCTTATGGGAAGAAAAACTTTCGAATCTATTGGAAAGATACTTCCGGAAAGAAAAAATATTATACTAACAAAAAATAAAATAAACTTTTTATATTTAAAAAATCAAAAAAATATTAGATTTATTTCTTCTATAAAACAGGTAGAAAATTTTACATATAAAAAAATATTTGTTATAGGAGGAGAAAAAACATATGACTCCATAATTGAAAAAGCACATACTATAGAATTAACACTTGTTCATAAAAAATTTCATGGAGATGCCAAATTTCCAAAAATAGATAAAAAAAAATGGAAAAAAATATATGAATTTATTTATGAAAAAGATAATAATCATTTATTCAACTACAGCTTTATTAGATTTGAAAGAAAAAATAATTTATTCTCTTCTATCTAA